GCAGGAAGCCAGTGAGCAATATGTTCTATTGAGGCATCCAGATTAAACACAGTTTTTTTTGATGTTGCCGTGGAGTTTTCCACAAGCGGTTGGGTGATTTCACGATAAGCCATGTTGTTATTTTTAACCTCGGCATTGTTGGTAAAGGTGCGATACCGTATAAGAGTTAATATCTGATAAAGACTGCATTACACATTAACAAGCACCAAACATGCCAAGCAATAAATGGTTTACCAACGAGCCTGATAGTTTTATTTAACCAATTAATAACTCGATGATAAATAATAGTAATTTACTCTTTATGGGATAGTTTATTGTTATCACCGGAGGTGTTTTAATTGGCTAAAGGTTGAAAATTCTGCCGGGGCAGTGTTTAAATCAACCAAAGCTTTTGGTTGAAATCCCCCGATTCCAATTTTTCTGGTGCAGTAGGAGGCTGTCCGAAAATAGAAAACCTACTGCGGAAAAGCTATTTTGGCCATATTTTCCGTTTATTTTCGTTTAATAGAACAGCTATTTGTCTCAAATGACCAAAATAGCTTTCCCTAGTCGCTACGGTTCCTATTCTCGGACAGACTTCTTGAGTCAATGGCAAATAGATTCTTTAAGATAGATAACTCTGAAATCGGTTTTTGTGGCGTTTTGTATTTGCTTGGTTTTATCAGCAATTCTCATTATGACGAAAACCTATCCGATTTCAGGCTTCGGGGGGCGATTGATTGGGCTTCCCGGTTTATATGACCAGCCTTCCAGCATGAAATCGAGCAGGTGCTCCCAGTTATCGAAACAAAAGTAGGTAGTCAGAGCCTTCATATCATCAAACAAACGTTTACGGGAAGGTAGTTTTTGACGAAGCAAGCAAAACTTGTCGTCCATTAAATCCAGCAGGGTATGTAACAAGTAGGCGAGTAAAATCAGAGTCGCCAGCAAGGAAGACAAGAATTGCTGGCCGTGACCGAAGTTATGCTCGAAGCGATAGCCCTTGGTCTTCAGGGTATTATTGTTTTCATTTTCAATCTTCCACCTGGCGCGTCCGGAGGCAACTATTTCGACAACGTTAGCGTCATCAATCCTCAAGGAGGTTGCGAACGCATTTCGATACAGTACCTTACCGTCTGCCGTGCGGGTGGTGATCTCGCACCAGTTCACCATTAAGGCATCATCGGCATCACGCAAGGGCACGTTGCTGACATAACGATAAGTGTCTGTTTCATGGCGTTTGCCGGTCCAGCGAGTCTGCACCAAGGTTTTAACAATACCGTTACGCGCCAGATCATCAACCCATTCGTACAGCGTCTTATGAGAGTCGGGTTTACAGACCAGGGTGAATTCAAGTCCTTTGGCCAGCAACGCCCGACAAAATGGCTCGTGACAATACAAATCATCGCCGAGCACGGTAGTGCGCAGCGCGGCGTACTGGCTACCCCGACTTTCCAGCCAGCGCAGAGAGGCGTTGATCTCGCAATCCTGTTTTTCATGACCGTCCTGCGGGCGAACAAATTCTGGCGCCAGTGAAATAACCTTGTCACTGCCAGACTTAACCAGCACCGGCGTTATTACTTTGTGCGAATAGCTGACTTTACCGTTACGGTGTGTTTTGCTTGAACAGCAGGGACCGTGGAGCTTTTGTGACGAAAAATAGTCGGTTCCATCCAATGCCAGCAGTAATCGATTGTCTGCTGAGCGAAAAGTATCGATTACCCCCGCCCGTTACAAACCGTCAAATACAAAATCAAACAGCGGATACACTGTCGCAGGCTCTACCGCATCAAGCAGGCTTCGGATGTGATTGTCTGTTGGGATCTTAAAAACACCGAACAGTGTTTGTGCATTGTTTTTCCCTTGTGTATCTTGCATGGTCCGCTGAAAATCTAAAAATGACGGGCTTTGCATGAAAAATACTGAAAATGCACTTAGTCCAGCATCAGTCATCGTATAGTTCGTATTTTTGCCGGTTCGCGGATCAGAAAAAGTTTCAAAAGTGGTATGTAATTGTTTGACTACATCACTAAAGGTCAAGGCATTTAATCCAAAGGGGGCACTCATATCATAGGTCTCAATAAGAATCGGTCTGCCATTTTAGGTGATTAACGTCATAATGAGAATTGCTGTGGTTTTATGGCTTATCACCCTGATTTATCGAAGACATTCATTAATTGCTTAGCCGACAAATCGGCTTGATAATTAAAACTTGGCATATCAATCTCGATTACCAGAGACAAGATTATGAAAAATTTTAATGAGTTGAATAAAAAGTGAAAGAGATTGAGTGGCTTACCGATCTGGAAGAGCATAACTACTCTGCGGCTGAATCTTATCTTATGCTTTTGTACAATAGACATCTTTCCTAAATAATCGACATAGAATTTGGCCTTTATAAGGTTAAAATAGCGATCTACCTCTGAAAACACGGATAGCCATGACACTCCTTATGCCCAATTGCCAAGACACAAGCCTGAAGAATTTTTAAGGACTGTCGGCCTGTCACCAGAAGATTTTCTGCATCTTCACGGTAAGCTGGCGACTTACCTGGACGAACAAAAAGTCCTTAATCCACTGACTAGACGGGGACGAAAAGACTCTAAGCTGGCTTTAGAAGACCGCTTGTTACTGACACTCTATTATCTTCGTCACTATCCGACGTTGATAAACCTGGCTGCGGTCTTCGACATCAGCGAATCTTATTGCCATAAAATTTATGCTCGCACAGTAAGGCTATTGGTCAAAATCGAAAAACTGCCCAACCGCAAGGCACTGTTGGAAGATCCCGCAGCTACCGTGGTCATTGATGTTTCGGAGCAGCCTATCGAGCGCCCTGTTAAAAACCAGAAAGCGTACTTTTCAGGAAAAAAAACGCCACACGATCAAAGTCCAACTCGTGATCTGCCTATTGACGATGACTATACTCTCCGTAGTGATAGGTAAAGGTCAACAGCATGATTTTTCTATCTTCAAAGACAGCCGTCTATTGTTACATCCTGATGCCCTGTTGTTGGCGGATTCCGGATACCAAGGGATAAAGAAACACCATCAGAACTCGACTCTACCGGTTAAAAAGAAAAAAAGGCCAACCGCTTTCGGCAGAAGACAAAGCCGATAATAAGGCACTATCAAAACAGCGTATTTTTATTGAGCATGTTAATCGTCGATGCAAAATTTTCAGGATTACCAAAGA
Above is a window of Methylobacter sp. S3L5C DNA encoding:
- a CDS encoding transposase — translated: MICLLTMTILSVVIGKGQQHDFSIFKDSRLLLHPDALLLADSGYQGIKKHHQNSTLPVKKKKRPTAFGRRQSR
- a CDS encoding transposase family protein, encoding MPRHKPEEFLRTVGLSPEDFLHLHGKLATYLDEQKVLNPLTRRGRKDSKLALEDRLLLTLYYLRHYPTLINLAAVFDISESYCHKIYARTVRLLVKIEKLPNRKALLEDPAATVVIDVSEQPIERPVKNQKAYFSGKKTPHDQSPTRDLPIDDDYTLRSDR
- a CDS encoding transposase family protein, whose protein sequence is MRTRLYRLKRKKGQPLSAEDKADNKALSKQRIFIEHVNRRCKIFRITKDVYRGKHKHYSLTWNLVAALVNLRYGCI